The Phycisphaerales bacterium AB-hyl4 genome includes a window with the following:
- a CDS encoding DUF6785 family protein yields the protein MTIRAIICGLALGLFVSAFTHFNDMFIQGSWFISNHLPISVLGLLVLLMFTLNPLLRAIGPGWTLSGAELAVIVALGLAACGWPSFSYFRTFITITAMPNHWQGPQANWHAAGVMRYLPGGDPQLAEGHVQDWPGLTAALADPQRRQEQPVLERMWAQLQPNERGLIEHHAGEPVPIESRQRLLRVVNEALVSGDLTPQPPPEVAALPAPMRDLLQARRDAPLSERDQIRLNRWWLTVTLPDAVLPPPRGGGLLLAGGRADTPALEQVLVGSDTPMRLTQLPWGVWWPTLRLWGAAGLLLAMASLCLTLIVHPQWSRRELLPYPIARFVNELIARKETAWLPDITRQQTFWFGVGAMALVHGINGLNIWFPEVPAIPLRLDFQPMKELAPTFSRVWGTNELFYPYLYFSVIAFCFFLTTPVSFSLGIAAVVYGLLGAMLLTAGVSFQTEYMGAAKSNMLRFGAYLGMAGIIAYIGRRYYLSVLVSAFGTRRTADVSTSAVWAMRGLIVVFVLAVLVFRSAGLDWLMASLFVLLVLLIFLVATRIVVETGTFFVQVYWLPVGVLTGLLGFEALGPTTYLVLAIASVLLVGDPRTLLMPYLANGLQMVERSGATKPGRLAPWLIVMLLAGFLVSGAALFSLTYNHGHGAAIDWDVRTLPNMPFDQATLQITHSAVQDTLASATAVGGLGRLAAMQFSPAVWGWMGLGLLLLVGTAAARLRLPWWPIHPVLFLVWGTMPASRLAVSFLIGWAIKLAVVQCAGSRGYRHVLPLMIGVIAGELLMGLFWTGVSGSYYTITGLAPPTYRIYP from the coding sequence TGGCGGTGATCGTGGCGCTGGGGCTGGCGGCTTGCGGATGGCCGAGCTTCAGCTACTTCCGCACTTTCATCACCATTACAGCCATGCCCAACCACTGGCAGGGCCCGCAGGCCAACTGGCATGCGGCCGGCGTGATGCGATATCTGCCCGGCGGCGACCCGCAACTGGCGGAGGGCCACGTTCAGGACTGGCCCGGCCTGACGGCGGCATTGGCCGACCCACAACGCCGTCAGGAGCAGCCAGTGCTCGAGCGGATGTGGGCCCAGTTGCAGCCGAACGAACGCGGCCTCATCGAACACCACGCTGGCGAGCCTGTGCCCATCGAATCGCGACAGCGCCTGTTGCGCGTGGTCAACGAGGCACTGGTCAGTGGCGACCTGACGCCGCAGCCGCCGCCCGAGGTGGCTGCGCTGCCGGCCCCGATGCGCGATTTGCTGCAGGCCCGGCGCGACGCGCCGTTGAGCGAGCGTGACCAGATCCGGCTGAACCGCTGGTGGCTGACGGTGACGCTGCCCGACGCCGTACTGCCACCGCCGCGGGGCGGGGGTCTGCTGCTGGCCGGCGGCCGGGCGGACACCCCGGCACTGGAGCAGGTGCTGGTCGGCAGCGATACGCCGATGAGGCTGACGCAGTTGCCTTGGGGGGTGTGGTGGCCCACTCTGCGCCTCTGGGGCGCGGCGGGGCTGCTGCTGGCGATGGCGAGCCTCTGTCTGACGCTGATCGTCCATCCGCAATGGTCCCGGCGCGAGCTACTGCCCTACCCGATTGCTCGCTTCGTGAATGAACTCATCGCCCGCAAGGAAACCGCATGGCTGCCGGACATCACCCGGCAGCAGACCTTCTGGTTCGGCGTAGGGGCGATGGCGCTGGTGCACGGGATAAACGGCCTTAACATCTGGTTTCCCGAGGTGCCGGCGATTCCCCTGCGCCTGGACTTCCAGCCAATGAAGGAACTGGCGCCCACCTTTAGCCGGGTGTGGGGCACGAACGAGCTTTTCTACCCCTACCTCTACTTCTCCGTGATCGCCTTCTGCTTTTTCCTGACCACCCCCGTCTCGTTTTCGCTGGGCATAGCCGCGGTGGTGTACGGACTGCTGGGTGCGATGCTGCTGACCGCGGGCGTCAGCTTCCAGACGGAGTACATGGGCGCAGCGAAGAGCAACATGCTCCGCTTCGGGGCCTACCTGGGCATGGCGGGCATCATCGCCTACATCGGCCGGCGCTACTATCTGAGCGTGCTCGTTTCGGCGTTCGGAACCAGACGGACCGCCGACGTTTCGACCTCGGCGGTCTGGGCGATGCGCGGGCTGATCGTCGTGTTCGTGCTCGCCGTCCTAGTGTTCCGCAGCGCGGGGCTGGACTGGCTGATGGCCAGCCTGTTCGTCCTGCTGGTCCTGCTGATATTCCTGGTGGCGACACGGATCGTCGTCGAGACCGGCACGTTCTTCGTACAGGTGTACTGGCTGCCGGTAGGCGTTCTCACCGGGTTGCTGGGCTTCGAAGCCTTGGGACCGACCACCTATCTCGTGCTGGCCATCGCCAGCGTGCTGCTGGTGGGCGATCCGCGCACGCTGCTGATGCCGTACCTGGCCAACGGACTGCAGATGGTCGAGCGGTCCGGGGCAACGAAGCCGGGACGGCTGGCCCCATGGCTGATCGTGATGCTTCTGGCCGGCTTCCTGGTTTCGGGCGCCGCGCTGTTCAGCCTCACGTATAACCACGGCCACGGCGCGGCCATTGACTGGGACGTTCGCACGCTGCCGAACATGCCTTTCGATCAGGCGACGCTGCAAATCACCCATAGCGCCGTGCAGGATACCCTCGCCTCCGCCACCGCCGTCGGGGGGCTCGGCCGGCTGGCCGCCATGCAGTTTTCCCCTGCCGTCTGGGGCTGGATGGGCCTGGGCCTACTGTTACTGGTGGGCACCGCCGCTGCGCGGCTGCGCCTGCCATGGTGGCCGATTCACCCGGTGCTGTTCTTGGTATGGGGCACGATGCCTGCCTCACGGCTGGCGGTCTCGTTTCTGATCGGCTGGGCGATCAAGCTGGCCGTGGTGCAGTGCGCCGGGTCGCGCGGCTACCGGCATGTGCTGCCGCTGATGATCGGCGTCATCGCCGGTGAATTGCTGATGGGCCTGTTCTGGACCGGCGTCAGTGGAAGCTATTACACCATCACTGGCCTGGCGCCGCCGACTTACCGGATCTACCCCTGA